A stretch of DNA from Channa argus isolate prfri chromosome 7, Channa argus male v1.0, whole genome shotgun sequence:
GTTTGGCTACCTACATGCCCTGTGTGCCTACCTGAGGATGATCTATGTGGCCCTCTACCTGGTCTTCCTCAGCGGGGTGGAATATGATGTTATCTTCTGTGACCAGGTGAGTTGTGTCAATGTGAGCTTTCTGTGTCTTGTAACTGGCTTGAATCTTTGGCGTTTTGTGTCTTCTTGTTTTGTCACACCCTTTTTAGTAAACCATGTCATATAGCGGACACTCCTTTGCTCAATTTCGAAGGTTTATCTTTCACACCAATATACGCAGGCACCACCCTTgacacaacagcagaaaaattcATTGTTTGGATCATCTTTCTATATGTGTGACACTAGAAAAAGCTTCACTGCCTAAACAAATAAGATAACTATCAACCACAACACATGTCTGGGAAAGGTcacaaaaagcttttacaatatttgttttgcaaTGTGTATTTAGTGCTTATTTAGTGTTTCTGCATTCATACATGACATGCTTTGTATTTATTGAATGTTTTAAACAGTCATAAAAAAAGTATTAGAGCAGCAAGGCTAAGTAAGTTCTATGTTGCTGtgcactgaagacatttggggtAGCGCCTTTTCTATCAGATCACCCAAATTGTATCTTTTGTAAAAGTAttggaaaagattttaaaacaattaaattaaacctAATATGTATTTTGATAATGTATTTCATCCCAACTCTCTGCATTATGTCTGTGACTCATTTGGGGTTCTCCTCTTCAGGAGGTGATATACGTTTTCAAATGTGTTGTCAATCTGATGATTAACTCAGCCGTTCTAAAACCTTTTACTTTTTCCCTCAGATAAAGATGAGGTTTTCTTGCTGCATGAGGAAGCAGGACAGTccaaatatatgtatttactaTGTCCAAAGTTTGTGCAATGCCTTTGGTTGTTCTGCCCCTCACTGGATTTCATGttgatatattgtttttaacaaGAATTACAGTCTTTACAGGAAAATCCCAAAGTTAAAACCAAGACTAGTTATTTAGaactatttattgtttgacaATTAATTTCACAGCATACACGCCTGGgtaaaaacagaacacatgACAGTCACATGTTCCAATTCCTTTAAACGCAATCTGATACAAAATGCTTTcttctatgttgtttaatataCAGGACTTCAGTGTACTGCAAACACAAGTACCCTGGTCTTGCCTTTCCAAAATGTTTGGAGGGGAAAGTGTATGAATGTTTGGCTATGATATATATTTCTGTATAATTTTTGAATTATATAAGctttacattttgatattttttagcGTTCCTGTGATGTAAAATTACACTGCTGGTGTACTGCCGGTCATACATGCAAAAACATTGGCATATATGTCAAAATTCTGTTTAGCCAGAAAGAGGGAACATTGTTAGGGAAGATATGTATAACTTTATTCATAACCTTTTCTTTTAACCTCAGGTATCGGTGTGTATTCCAGTGCTGAGATTATCCAGACATAGGAAGAAGGTTCTGTTCTACTGTCACTTTCCAGATCAGCTTCTGACCCAGAGGAAGTCACTTCTGAAAAAGCTTTACCGCACGCCCATTGATTGGTTTGAGGAACGCACCACCGGCATGGCTGACATGGTGTGTAACAGCTAGGTGTGGGAGGCTAGACCATACAGAAGATGTTAAAATGCCTGTGATATATGTGCGAGCCCTGTAAACTAACCTCTGTGTATTTGCTCATAGATTCTGGTAAATAGCCAGTTCACTGCAGGCATCTTCAGGGAGACCTTTCACAGTTTAAGTAACATCCAGACAGATGTCCTCTATCCCTCCCTCAACACATGTACCTTTGACCAGCCATCTACTACAGCACAAGGCCTTGAAGGGCTACTCCCTGAAGGAACCTCTtgcctgtttctctctctgaacCGATATGAGAGGAAGAAGAATCTCAGTCTGGCTCTGGAGGCTATGGCAGCCCTGAGGAGCAGCCTTCCTCCAGGCCAGAGAGCAGGTATTCACTTGGTGGTGGCAGGGGGCTATGATGACAGAGTTACTGAGAATGTTCAACATTATACAGAGCTGAAAGAGCTAGCAGCGCAGCTACGCTTGGAGGACTGTGTCACATTCCTGCGCTCCCCCTCTGATTCACAGAAGGTTGCGCTGCTAAGGGCAAGTACTGCTGTGCTCTACACCCCGAGCAGAGAGCATTTTGGGATAGTTCCTGTAGAGGCAATGTACTGCTGCTGCCCTGTTATCGCTGTAAACTCTGGGGGCCCCTTGGAGAGTGTGGCAGATGGGGAGACAGGATTCCTGTGCAAGCCCACGGCCGATGCCTTCTCTAAGGCCATGGAGAGGCTCATCAGGGAGCCACAGCTACACAGGGACATGGGACAAGCTGGGAGGAGGCGAGTACAAGATAAGTTTTCTCTTCAGGCCTTCTCAGACCAACTATATGGATACATTGCCAGGCTGAGCCAGTCATGTAAAGGCTGATGGAGGGGCAAGAGAAAACCAGTGGGACTGTGGAAAAATGATCCTCTACTGAACTGTGAAACTGACTGTGAACAACTGGGGTCTGCAGAGAGTTGAAGTCTTctaacagaaaatgtatatgtgcagcgaggtgatggtgatggtggtggtggtgtgagGACTTGGAGGATAATTAATCAGCATTCCCCTGGAGGGGTTGCCGAGAGGAAAAAAGGACAGAATCTCTGTACCAATTAGGAAAAGAGTAACGAGTTTACCTATTCTATCTCTGAAAAAAATACCACACCTGCAATTGTGTATGTACActtgtgtgtaattgtgtatgTGTAGTAACGCTTCAAACAAGACCCCAGCAAAAGGATTGATTTTGGGAAATGTTTCgctctgtgtatgtctttcatttttttcttgcttgcTTTTCTACAGtagtctttgtctttgtgtttgggGATGAAGGAGAAGAATGTTGTTACTACGATCAGGCAGCACAGTCCCAGATCGATAAACAGGGTCCCTCTGACTACTTCCTGTCTGCTAAGAGCTTTGTTTCCCTCCTTGCATTCACAATATGCTGACCTGTCCATGACTCTTGCTTCTGTTTGGAGGTTATTAGCAGATGATAGAGCGTGTTTGGCTTTATTAGAGGTCTGGCTGATGGGCAGTGTGCCTGTGTCTGGGTCATTATCAACGAAGAGAATAGCACAAAGTCATTGTGTCTGCGTGCTGGCCTTCTCAGCCCTCCTACTGTATAGAAACACTCTTATTGACATTCCTGAAGTCTTAATAAACAAGAAGACACATAGTTTCCCGACTCTTAAGGGCTTTGCTTTGTTGGTAAGTTTTTTGGCCTTTAATAGAGTTTGCTAAGGATTTTGTTGGTGAACATAGAGCCACAGGAacattgttaatgttgtgaTTGTGACTTCAGTTGTTAAATGAAACATTCTCAGACAAAGTATTGGCAaagggtttttttatttttattttgctgattaCAAAAGTTAGTGTATCACAGAACATGTGAAGAAGTTTCTGTCTCCATCCGTTGCTGCATTATCATTTGCAGAGTTTGAGTTGTGTCCATATGTGcatcattgtttttcttaaagGGAATCTAAAAAGGAGCATTAAAATAGAGCAGCAGCTAATGGTTATTTTTCATTAGTTACTTTGGATTGGTCTAGAAAGCTGAAGAACACAGTGAAGAAGGCCCATTGGAATATCCCAGAGCACAAAACAATATTCTGTTTTTAGAGCAATAATTCCTAATCAATaaacactatattgccaaaagtattcgctcacctgcctttagacccatatgaactttagtgacatcccattcttaatccatagggtttaatatgacgtcagcccaccctttgcagctataacagcttcaactcttctgggaaggctttccaccaggtttaggagtgtgtttatgaaatacataatacacagtgctcgcagttttcgctctaattcatcccaaaggtgttctatcgggttgaggtcagaaCTCTGTGCAGGACAGTCAccttcttccacaccaaactcactcatccatgtctttatggaccttgctttgtgcacctgaattcatttatttggatgggtgagcgaagacttttggcaatatagtgtatatatttatttattttgcagtaaaaCCAAAATGCAGGACATTCACACATTTGAGAACATGGCATGATTAAATGTTTGACCTTTTTCCTGAAAAGTTTATTTAGTTGATCAATTGTTTGCAGAtcaattttctttctgtcaatAATTTATTGCACTTCTACGAAAAAGTGCAAGTTGATTGGTTTTTCACGCACATCATGGTTGAACTCACCTGGTTGCACACAGCTTGGCCGTATCGAACAAATGTTGCAAAATGCTCGCTGTTGAAGTTCAGCAGGTCGAATTCAAATTcctggtggagaaaagtgttgCAACGATGCTTCATCATTTCCTGTGATGATGGAACCAGgttgtgtttgctgttgttgaCCCTGATTCGAGTTTCTGGAGGCACTTTAAGCTCTTCAGTGTGCTGTCTGCGGATCTTGGTTTTCTTTAGAACACAATTGCGTTTTGACTTTGGAACCATGTACTGAAGGAAGCTGCGGCAGGCTTTCTGTGTCATGTTCTCATCTGACAGAGAACAAGCAGATGATGAAAACTCACAAAACAATCAGTTTTAGCTTTGTGTAAGTAAGAGTTCATTTGAGGTAAAGgcattgacaaaaaaatatagtgatatttaaatttttacctTCCACTCCAAAATGGATTACATGATTTTCTCCAGCATAAACACCCCAAAGAGAAAATCCCAACCATGGGTTCATAAACTCAATCAAGTCTCCAATCTCGGCTGTGGCCATACTTTGATCAATCTCAAGAGAAAGGAGCAACATTAGAGCAGCAGGTTTACTCACTGATTTCAAATATccaatatttcagatttttaccTGTCTCCTTGTCATTTGAGAGAAAAAGCTGTTCCAGTTTCCCAAAAGTTCCATTAAAGCTCTGACCCAAACAGACTGACCAGGTTGTGCTATAGTTGAATCACTTTTATTAGTCCAGATAGCCTTGACAGTAATAGAATTGCGATGATAGGCAGTTTAATATGTTACCTATTAATTTAGGGCTTTATTATCTTTTCAGATATTGCGAGCTTTAGCTGTATttgttgcagtttgttttaaatgtgtggttAACCTGGAGTGAGTTTTTAATTCCCAATTCTCATATTGATTCAGACATTTCTTCAGTCAATTTCAAAAGCTGAAATGCACTGAAATCAACAGCGATACCACTTGTTTTTCAGAACTGCAAATTACTTGTCCCTGTTGGTCCAATTAGTGCTGGTGACCTTGGTTTCATCTAAAACAGATATAAAGGTCTAGCATTCGGGATATAGTGATGTACCTCAGTCAATTTATGCATAGGATCCTGGTTTTCTATATAGATATAGTGTTGTTTATTCTATCAATGTTtggaaatttaaattaaaattttagtaATTTATGTAAAAAGATTAATAATTGTGTGTATTACTGAATTCGCAATTTAGGATTCATtttagaaaagtgctgtatgtgctttaaattaataaaatacatcagAACAATACACAGATGTACAACATGGTGAAAGTATAACACTGGCTGAATCACAGTATATTGAGAAAATGTGCCAAATAGGTTGTTTTAAAATAGGTTAACTTGTTTTAAACAATATATTGGATTTTTATTCcattctaaataataaaaaaaaaagcttgcacAGGCCTTTTCATAAAAAAAgctatattttgtaaaaaaaaatatttaaaaaaatggtgtctgaaatctcttttctgccttttcctcttttttttgcactttgaaGAAACCCTCTTTACCTCAAAGTTGTGAAAGAAGATGCCTCCTCTTTTCCCCTTCCTCCCCCACTTCCCCTCTGTCAGTTGCCTGCGGTGGGGTGGTTATTGAGATCATGGTGTGTCTGAGTGGCAGTGATA
This window harbors:
- the LOC137129950 gene encoding phospholipase A and acyltransferase 4-like, with product MELLGNWNSFFSQMTRRQIDQSMATAEIGDLIEFMNPWLGFSLWGVYAGENHVIHFGVEDENMTQKACRSFLQYMVPKSKRNCVLKKTKIRRQHTEELKVPPETRIRVNNSKHNLVPSSQEMMKHRCNTFLHQEFEFDLLNFNSEHFATFVRYGQAVCNQIPFKKNNDAHMDTTQTLQMIMQQRMETETSSHVL
- the alg2 gene encoding alpha-1,3/1,6-mannosyltransferase ALG2; the protein is MTRVVFLHPDLGIGGAERLVVDAAVALKSRGCSVQIWTAHYDPTHCFSETLDPDQQVICVGDWLPTSVFGYLHALCAYLRMIYVALYLVFLSGVEYDVIFCDQVSVCIPVLRLSRHRKKVLFYCHFPDQLLTQRKSLLKKLYRTPIDWFEERTTGMADMILVNSQFTAGIFRETFHSLSNIQTDVLYPSLNTCTFDQPSTTAQGLEGLLPEGTSCLFLSLNRYERKKNLSLALEAMAALRSSLPPGQRAGIHLVVAGGYDDRVTENVQHYTELKELAAQLRLEDCVTFLRSPSDSQKVALLRASTAVLYTPSREHFGIVPVEAMYCCCPVIAVNSGGPLESVADGETGFLCKPTADAFSKAMERLIREPQLHRDMGQAGRRRVQDKFSLQAFSDQLYGYIARLSQSCKG